In a genomic window of Cytobacillus sp. FSL H8-0458:
- a CDS encoding DUF3100 domain-containing protein, with product MKNEKTEILKDWRLHAVVLVLVMATEAIGQISFKVGAGVILLLPMLYAFFLGLGLYFTPLIKEKQAKNAEPLIVLGVTLLIAKIGVTIGPQIEAIIAAGPSLLLQELGNLGTILFALPVAIFLGFKREAIGMTHSIGREPNVGLIMNKYGFDSPEGRGVMAIYIFGTVFGAAFLGLISGFLATITPLHPLSFAMASGVGSGSMMAAASGSLVAAFPEMEAQIVAFAGASNLLSLSTGLYASIFIGLPLTEKLYSIMMKRKEKKAADKGGDIHA from the coding sequence ATGAAAAACGAAAAGACAGAAATTTTAAAAGATTGGCGCTTGCATGCCGTTGTGCTGGTGCTGGTTATGGCTACTGAAGCGATTGGACAGATCAGCTTTAAAGTTGGCGCAGGGGTTATTCTGCTTCTGCCAATGCTTTATGCGTTTTTCCTGGGGCTGGGCCTTTACTTCACTCCGCTTATTAAGGAAAAACAGGCTAAAAATGCAGAGCCCCTCATCGTGCTTGGGGTTACTCTTTTAATTGCCAAAATAGGAGTAACAATCGGGCCGCAAATCGAGGCAATCATTGCGGCGGGGCCATCATTATTGCTGCAGGAACTTGGTAACCTGGGAACAATCTTATTTGCACTGCCAGTGGCCATTTTTCTTGGCTTTAAAAGAGAAGCCATTGGCATGACCCACTCGATTGGCCGAGAGCCGAACGTCGGACTGATTATGAATAAATACGGATTTGATTCGCCAGAAGGCAGAGGAGTAATGGCTATTTATATTTTCGGTACTGTGTTTGGTGCTGCCTTCCTCGGGTTGATTTCCGGATTCCTGGCCACCATTACCCCGCTCCATCCACTGTCGTTCGCGATGGCATCGGGTGTGGGAAGCGGCAGCATGATGGCGGCAGCAAGCGGATCGCTCGTCGCTGCCTTCCCTGAAATGGAGGCGCAGATTGTTGCCTTCGCAGGCGCCAGTAACCTGCTTTCACTTTCTACAGGGCTGTATGCCAGTATTTTCATTGGATTGCCTCTTACTGAAAAGCTGTACAGCATCATGATGAAACGCAAAGAGAAAAAGGCTGCGGACAAAGGGGGAGATATCCATGCTTAA
- a CDS encoding FAD-binding oxidoreductase: MITEQIVDRLRSIMRSEKHILLEKADLVSYSYDGSFGAYIPEIILQPVSTEETAGIVKLANEMKIPVYPRGRGTSLSGGPLPVHGGMVLDFSRWTQKLIIDPEDTVAIVSPGVITADIDREAQRHGLMYPPDPSSSHVSTIGGNLAENAGGPRGLKYGVTKDYVLGLEVVTPEGEIIRTGGRTVKNVTGYDLTKLIVGSEGTLGIITEATLQLIPRPQATQTMMVIFDDIIDAGKAISAVLTSGILPSKMEIMDQASIQAVEEFQPIGLPIDVDAIILIELDGHPIAIREESEQVKKVCLDVGAREAIIARDKESAESLWKARKLVSPAIVRKKPTKISEDATIPRSKIPEMFRRLQEIKAKYEIDLVVFGHAGDGNLHPNIITDKQDKEEMKRVEKAVEEIFTAAIELGGTLSGEHGIGTMKAPFMEMELGEAGLDMMKRMKKAWDPNNIMNPGKIFPETKGQRLVLVHD, from the coding sequence GTGATCACCGAACAGATTGTTGACCGGCTTAGAAGCATCATGAGATCAGAAAAGCACATTCTGCTTGAGAAAGCGGACCTGGTCTCTTACTCATATGACGGTTCATTTGGAGCCTATATCCCTGAGATCATTCTGCAGCCGGTTTCGACTGAGGAAACAGCAGGCATTGTAAAGCTGGCAAATGAAATGAAAATCCCCGTCTATCCAAGAGGCAGGGGAACGAGTCTGAGCGGAGGCCCGCTTCCGGTCCATGGCGGGATGGTGCTTGATTTTTCCAGGTGGACCCAAAAGCTGATCATCGACCCTGAGGATACCGTTGCAATTGTATCTCCCGGGGTCATTACAGCTGATATTGACCGTGAAGCACAGCGGCATGGGCTGATGTATCCGCCAGATCCAAGCAGCTCCCATGTTTCCACAATCGGAGGGAACCTCGCCGAGAATGCAGGCGGGCCACGCGGTTTAAAGTACGGAGTAACAAAAGATTATGTGCTGGGGCTGGAGGTTGTAACGCCGGAAGGGGAGATTATCCGGACAGGCGGCAGGACGGTAAAGAATGTGACCGGCTATGACCTGACAAAGCTGATTGTCGGATCGGAAGGGACACTTGGCATCATCACAGAGGCCACTCTCCAGCTGATTCCAAGACCGCAGGCAACCCAGACAATGATGGTCATTTTTGATGACATTATTGATGCTGGAAAAGCCATCTCGGCGGTGCTCACATCCGGCATCCTGCCATCCAAAATGGAAATCATGGACCAGGCTTCGATCCAGGCGGTGGAAGAGTTTCAGCCGATCGGTCTTCCAATTGATGTGGATGCCATTATCCTGATTGAGCTTGATGGCCACCCAATCGCTATCAGGGAAGAAAGCGAGCAGGTGAAGAAGGTGTGCCTGGATGTTGGGGCAAGGGAAGCGATCATCGCCAGGGATAAGGAATCTGCTGAAAGCCTATGGAAAGCCAGAAAACTCGTTTCTCCGGCCATCGTCAGGAAAAAGCCGACGAAAATTTCCGAAGATGCCACAATTCCAAGAAGCAAGATTCCTGAAATGTTCAGAAGGCTTCAGGAAATCAAAGCAAAATATGAAATTGATTTAGTGGTATTCGGCCATGCAGGTGATGGGAATTTGCATCCAAATATCATTACAGATAAGCAGGATAAAGAAGAAATGAAGCGGGTGGAAAAAGCGGTCGAAGAAATTTTTACAGCAGCGATTGAATTAGGGGGAACTCTCTCAGGCGAGCATGGAATCGGGACTATGAAGGCACCGTTTATGGAAATGGAGCTTGGTGAAGCAGGGCTGGACATGATGAAACGAATGAAAAAAGCTTGGGATCCAAACAACATAATGAATCCGGGGAAGATTTTTCCCGAGACAAAAGGGCAGAGGCTGGTGTTAGTCCATGACTAG
- a CDS encoding TRAP transporter permease: MTKSSEPIVQPIDLDKEAGGGMRLLEGPYKKTAAAIAVLFSAFAIYSNGLSNIQEIYRNLIFLGILLVMTFLYYPAGKSSNQKRFTLPDYLFAALALAGLGYLLLNYTTIHVDRSSQPIMIDYIFGAITIIVLLEASRRAVGIFIPILCGGAIVYALFGTYFPWIFGHAGFSLERLLYRLYMTTEGVLGLTLSTASTFIVMFVLFGAFLSVSGATQLFNDLALAIAGRKRGGPAQVAVISSALTGSLSGSAVANVATTGAFTIPLMKSIGLKPKFAGAVEAAASTGGMIMPPIMGAAAFIMAGFLGISYTTVILAAIIPSFFYYIALIFAIDIEAKKLGLKGISKENIPDVVQILKERGVLLIPIIVVITTLLMGKTALFAGFAGIGAVIIASWLAKDKSSRITISKTIEAFIEGGRGTIQVGIACAAIGIIICVVTMTGIGSTLAYNIVELTGGQLWLILIVVMLTCIVLSMGLPSTALYIVVAVTAAPALVEAGVNPIAAHFFVFWFGALSNITPPVALASYTAAGLAGANAMQTSWEALRISLPGFIIPFMIAYNPIILLQAAEGETISILSVALVVITSTLGIYALASSLGNYLNAKLTIVERVLMFAGALMLIKPGMITDIAGLGLCVFAILFHIIRVKKSSSVEITI, translated from the coding sequence ATGACAAAATCAAGCGAACCCATTGTACAGCCCATTGATTTGGATAAAGAAGCAGGCGGAGGTATGCGCCTGCTTGAGGGGCCATACAAAAAAACTGCTGCCGCCATTGCTGTACTGTTTTCTGCTTTTGCCATTTATTCCAATGGATTATCCAATATTCAAGAGATCTACAGAAACCTGATCTTCTTGGGCATCCTGCTGGTGATGACTTTTTTGTACTATCCCGCCGGCAAATCGTCCAATCAAAAGAGGTTTACTTTACCTGACTACTTATTTGCGGCCCTTGCCCTTGCAGGCCTTGGCTACCTGCTTCTGAATTACACAACAATACATGTGGACCGGAGCTCCCAGCCGATTATGATTGATTATATCTTTGGAGCTATAACGATCATCGTTCTGCTCGAAGCTTCAAGACGCGCAGTTGGTATCTTTATTCCGATCCTGTGCGGAGGCGCTATTGTATATGCCCTTTTTGGCACATACTTCCCGTGGATATTCGGACATGCCGGCTTTTCACTGGAACGCCTTCTGTACCGTCTTTATATGACAACTGAGGGTGTACTGGGATTAACGCTTTCAACGGCTTCCACGTTTATCGTCATGTTCGTCCTGTTTGGGGCATTCCTGTCTGTCAGCGGCGCTACCCAGCTATTCAATGATCTTGCCCTTGCCATTGCAGGAAGAAAGCGCGGAGGCCCGGCTCAGGTTGCGGTCATCTCCAGTGCACTGACAGGATCGTTGAGCGGAAGTGCAGTGGCTAACGTTGCCACAACAGGAGCGTTTACAATTCCCTTAATGAAATCCATTGGTCTTAAGCCTAAGTTTGCCGGTGCCGTAGAAGCAGCTGCTTCAACTGGCGGTATGATAATGCCGCCGATTATGGGTGCTGCGGCCTTCATCATGGCCGGATTCCTTGGAATCTCTTATACTACTGTTATCCTGGCAGCCATTATACCAAGCTTCTTCTATTATATCGCGCTGATTTTTGCCATCGACATCGAGGCGAAAAAGCTTGGATTAAAAGGCATCAGCAAAGAGAATATTCCGGATGTAGTCCAAATCCTGAAGGAACGCGGGGTTCTCCTTATCCCGATTATCGTCGTTATCACAACACTTTTAATGGGAAAAACAGCCCTTTTTGCCGGATTTGCCGGAATCGGCGCAGTCATCATTGCGAGCTGGCTGGCAAAGGATAAATCATCAAGAATCACTATTTCTAAAACAATTGAGGCATTTATCGAAGGCGGAAGAGGGACGATTCAAGTCGGGATTGCCTGCGCCGCCATTGGAATCATCATTTGCGTTGTTACTATGACGGGAATTGGATCTACATTAGCTTATAATATTGTCGAATTAACCGGCGGTCAGCTTTGGCTGATTTTAATCGTCGTTATGCTTACTTGCATCGTTTTAAGCATGGGGCTTCCATCCACAGCACTTTACATCGTTGTTGCGGTTACAGCTGCTCCAGCCCTTGTGGAAGCGGGCGTTAACCCGATTGCGGCACACTTCTTTGTGTTCTGGTTTGGTGCATTGTCCAACATTACGCCGCCTGTGGCATTGGCATCTTATACTGCAGCGGGACTGGCCGGAGCCAATGCGATGCAGACATCATGGGAAGCGCTTAGAATCTCACTTCCGGGCTTTATCATCCCATTCATGATAGCCTATAATCCTATCATTCTGCTTCAGGCAGCAGAGGGAGAAACGATATCCATTTTATCAGTCGCGCTTGTGGTCATCACAAGCACGCTGGGCATTTACGCACTGGCAAGTTCACTTGGAAACTACCTGAATGCCAAGCTGACGATTGTTGAAAGAGTCCTAATGTTTGCCGGAGCTTTAATGCTGATTAAGCCAGGCATGATCACGGATATTGCCGGACTCGGTCTTTGCGTGTTCGCGATTCTCTTCCATATCATTAGAGTAAAGAAAAGCAGTTCAGTCGAAATCACCATTTAA
- the lhgO gene encoding L-2-hydroxyglutarate oxidase, whose product MYDYIIIGGGIVGLSTGMELLNRFPSAKVAILEKESHVAAHQTGHNSGVIHSGIYYKPGSYKARLAKKGSESMTEFCRKQGLEVDICGKVIVASEDFELPLLDDLFQRGLDNGLAIRMIDQVELHEIEPHVNGKKAIHVPMAGIVNYKQVSVKMAEIITAKGGDILLNHKVLAIDENAQEVIVKTSRGEVRGAYYVNCGGLQSDRIAKLAGLKTDVKIVPFRGEYFMLKPEKSSLVKNLIYPVPNPNFPFLGVHFTRMINGAIDVGPNAVLSFKREGYKKTDLNVADLMEVMAYKGFWKLAKKYMKEGVEEMIRSASKELFMKNVQKLMPDIQKDDIVPGPAGVRAQALKDDGSLVDDFFIVPGKRSIHVLNAPSPAATASIEIGKEIVRKMDGMFKVESAV is encoded by the coding sequence ATGTATGATTACATCATTATTGGCGGGGGGATTGTCGGCCTGTCAACAGGAATGGAGCTGCTGAACCGGTTTCCATCTGCAAAAGTGGCTATCCTGGAAAAAGAAAGCCATGTGGCGGCCCATCAGACAGGCCATAACAGCGGAGTCATCCATTCCGGAATCTATTATAAGCCTGGAAGCTATAAAGCCCGACTTGCCAAAAAAGGCAGCGAATCCATGACGGAATTTTGCCGGAAGCAGGGGCTTGAAGTGGATATCTGCGGGAAAGTCATTGTCGCGAGCGAAGATTTCGAGCTGCCGCTTTTGGACGATTTATTTCAGCGCGGGCTGGATAACGGCCTTGCAATCCGAATGATTGACCAGGTGGAGCTCCATGAAATCGAGCCGCATGTAAATGGAAAAAAGGCCATCCACGTGCCAATGGCCGGCATTGTCAACTATAAGCAGGTTTCAGTAAAAATGGCCGAGATCATTACAGCAAAAGGCGGGGACATCCTTCTGAATCATAAAGTTCTGGCGATTGATGAAAATGCTCAGGAAGTAATCGTCAAGACCAGCCGGGGAGAGGTAAGGGGAGCTTACTATGTAAACTGCGGAGGCCTGCAGTCAGACCGGATTGCGAAGCTTGCCGGATTGAAAACAGATGTCAAAATTGTGCCATTCAGAGGCGAGTATTTCATGCTCAAGCCGGAAAAAAGCAGCCTCGTCAAAAATCTGATTTATCCTGTGCCCAATCCGAACTTCCCGTTCCTTGGAGTCCATTTTACCCGTATGATTAACGGAGCCATTGATGTGGGTCCAAATGCCGTTCTAAGCTTTAAAAGGGAGGGCTATAAAAAGACTGATCTGAATGTGGCAGACCTGATGGAGGTTATGGCTTATAAAGGCTTCTGGAAGCTCGCAAAGAAATATATGAAAGAAGGAGTGGAAGAAATGATCCGCTCAGCATCCAAGGAGCTCTTCATGAAAAATGTTCAGAAGCTAATGCCGGACATTCAGAAGGATGACATTGTTCCCGGACCGGCCGGTGTCAGAGCGCAGGCCCTGAAGGATGATGGCTCATTAGTCGATGACTTTTTCATTGTGCCGGGCAAACGCTCTATCCATGTTTTAAATGCACCATCCCCGGCCGCGACGGCTTCCATAGAAATTGGAAAAGAGATTGTCAGGAAGATGGATGGAATGTTTAAGGTAGAATCAGCTGTTTAA
- a CDS encoding GNAT family N-acetyltransferase has translation MIIRHITPTDAQSLANLITQVENESDYMLFEPGERQTSAEAQRKRIETVQKENHSTIIVAEQNNRLIGFLMVIGGAAKRNRHSAYLVAGILREHRGRGIGTMLFEELDRWAREHNIHRLELTTVIHNQAGVTLYKKAGFQIEGTKKHSLMINGQFVDEYYMGKLL, from the coding sequence ATGATTATCCGCCACATTACCCCAACAGACGCCCAGTCCCTGGCAAATCTAATTACCCAAGTAGAAAACGAATCAGACTACATGCTATTTGAGCCAGGTGAAAGGCAGACGTCAGCTGAGGCGCAGCGTAAAAGAATCGAGACCGTCCAAAAAGAAAATCATTCAACCATAATTGTAGCGGAACAGAATAATAGATTGATCGGCTTCTTAATGGTGATTGGCGGTGCAGCAAAGAGAAACCGGCACTCAGCCTATCTCGTTGCAGGCATTCTCAGGGAACACAGAGGACGGGGCATCGGCACTATGCTGTTTGAGGAACTGGACCGCTGGGCGCGTGAACACAATATCCACAGGCTGGAGCTTACAACAGTTATCCATAATCAGGCCGGTGTCACCCTCTACAAAAAGGCTGGATTCCAGATCGAAGGCACCAAAAAACACTCGCTTATGATAAACGGCCAATTTGTGGATGAATACTATATGGGCAAGCTGCTATAA
- a CDS encoding TAXI family TRAP transporter solute-binding subunit has translation MIQKKWKIIISVLALVFIAIVGVRTAAENEDKKFVSVATASTGGTYYPIGVGMANIWSSHLKGEKIQASGQSSAGSIENIELLREGEAQLAILQGLISSQAYAGDDSFEGKRYEDLRTISMLWPNVEHFVLMNSDIKSGTIDDIKGTRFSVGPQASGTEQSTVVMMDGLGLTKKDISPEYLGYSDTVSAMRDGRLDGGSLPAGIPISAVTDMYASNVKASILEVTDEQLDAINVISDSWYRYVIPGGTYPRIDEDINTIAQPNLLSTTKQMDEETIYILTKTLYENLDEMYEVHSSAKEMTLETALDGVSVPLHAGAYRYFKEAGLDIPENLIPPEAK, from the coding sequence ATGATTCAAAAGAAGTGGAAGATTATCATATCGGTCCTGGCACTTGTCTTTATTGCCATTGTGGGCGTGAGGACAGCGGCCGAGAATGAGGATAAAAAATTCGTCTCCGTTGCGACCGCTTCAACCGGAGGTACATATTACCCGATAGGAGTTGGAATGGCTAACATCTGGAGCAGTCATTTAAAGGGTGAAAAAATCCAGGCAAGCGGACAGTCCTCTGCCGGATCTATTGAAAATATTGAACTTCTGCGTGAAGGGGAAGCACAGCTTGCAATTCTTCAGGGATTAATATCTTCTCAGGCTTATGCCGGAGACGACTCCTTTGAAGGGAAGCGATACGAGGATCTCCGCACGATTTCCATGCTCTGGCCAAATGTGGAGCATTTCGTGCTGATGAACAGTGACATCAAAAGCGGGACGATTGACGATATAAAAGGAACCCGCTTTTCAGTAGGGCCGCAGGCAAGCGGCACGGAGCAATCCACAGTCGTGATGATGGATGGCCTTGGTCTTACGAAAAAAGATATTTCTCCTGAGTATCTGGGTTACAGTGACACGGTTTCAGCAATGCGTGACGGGAGATTGGACGGAGGATCGCTTCCGGCAGGAATCCCGATTTCCGCTGTAACAGATATGTATGCAAGTAATGTGAAAGCCTCGATTTTGGAAGTAACCGATGAGCAGCTGGATGCCATTAATGTAATATCTGACAGCTGGTACCGCTATGTGATTCCTGGAGGCACTTATCCTCGAATTGACGAAGATATCAACACCATTGCCCAGCCGAACCTTTTATCCACAACGAAACAAATGGATGAAGAAACAATCTATATTTTAACTAAAACGCTTTATGAGAATCTTGATGAAATGTATGAGGTTCATAGCTCTGCCAAGGAAATGACTCTGGAAACGGCCCTTGATGGTGTATCTGTGCCATTGCATGCAGGAGCCTACAGATATTTCAAAGAAGCTGGTCTGGATATACCTGAAAATCTAATTCCACCGGAAGCAAAATAA
- a CDS encoding M20 family metallo-hydrolase — translation MNLYEQLLKDYDQELTHSGVNGERLALRLDELSRIGLMDSGGLTRPGYSAEEKKAKELVIQWMKNADLTVTEDGAGNVFGRLEGKTAGSSIASGSHVDSVPNGGHFDGPLGVLSALEVAESWKETGYIPEKPYEIVIFSDEEGSRFKSSLTGSRAFMGQLKKEEMDSLRDENGKSFREVLTEYGSSAEECLDAGKNRREIETFVEVHIEQGKVLERENQPVGVVKGIAGPASLEVTFTGEAGHAGNTPMAGRRDPLVAASLFVAAIENFPKQVSDTAVATVGKLNVHPNGFNVIAQEVILTVDIRDIFEETRDQLLEHIKIEARKIADERSIDVKMKLNAKIKPLPIEERLQAGIAESLAKFKIKPVYIPSGAGHDTMIVGTEVPAAMLFVRSRDGISHNPREWTTLNDCVYGVHVLKDFVEGLMKK, via the coding sequence ATGAACCTTTATGAACAGTTATTAAAAGATTATGACCAAGAACTTACTCATTCGGGTGTAAACGGCGAAAGATTGGCCTTAAGACTTGATGAGCTTTCAAGGATAGGCCTCATGGACAGCGGCGGGCTGACCCGCCCCGGTTATTCTGCCGAAGAGAAAAAAGCGAAAGAGCTAGTAATCCAGTGGATGAAAAACGCTGATCTTACTGTGACTGAAGATGGAGCAGGGAATGTATTCGGCAGATTGGAAGGTAAAACAGCAGGGTCCTCAATCGCTTCAGGTTCCCATGTTGACAGTGTTCCAAATGGAGGGCACTTTGATGGGCCGTTAGGGGTTCTTTCAGCATTGGAAGTTGCAGAGTCATGGAAAGAAACAGGATACATACCGGAGAAACCGTATGAGATTGTGATTTTTTCAGATGAAGAGGGTTCGAGATTCAAGAGCAGCTTAACAGGCAGCCGGGCATTTATGGGTCAGCTGAAGAAGGAGGAAATGGATAGCCTGCGGGATGAAAATGGCAAGTCGTTTCGGGAAGTATTGACCGAATATGGCAGCAGTGCGGAAGAGTGCTTAGATGCAGGAAAAAACAGGCGTGAAATCGAAACCTTTGTGGAAGTCCATATCGAGCAGGGGAAGGTACTGGAAAGAGAGAACCAGCCAGTTGGAGTGGTAAAAGGAATTGCAGGCCCAGCCTCGCTGGAGGTTACTTTTACAGGAGAAGCTGGACATGCAGGAAATACGCCGATGGCCGGTCGCAGAGATCCATTAGTGGCTGCCTCATTGTTTGTAGCGGCCATCGAGAACTTCCCGAAGCAGGTCAGTGATACAGCTGTTGCCACTGTCGGCAAGCTGAACGTGCATCCAAATGGCTTTAATGTCATCGCACAGGAAGTAATATTAACAGTGGATATCCGGGATATTTTTGAAGAAACCCGTGATCAGCTGCTTGAACACATTAAGATCGAAGCCCGAAAAATAGCAGACGAACGAAGTATTGACGTGAAAATGAAACTGAATGCCAAAATTAAACCATTGCCAATTGAAGAAAGGCTTCAGGCGGGTATAGCAGAATCTCTTGCCAAGTTCAAAATTAAACCCGTTTACATCCCAAGCGGTGCCGGCCATGACACCATGATAGTCGGAACTGAAGTGCCAGCCGCCATGCTGTTCGTCCGCAGCAGGGATGGCATCAGCCATAATCCGCGGGAATGGACGACATTAAATGACTGTGTATATGGTGTGCATGTTTTGAAAGATTTTGTTGAAGGACTTATGAAAAAATAG
- a CDS encoding FadR/GntR family transcriptional regulator codes for MKIERKKISAQVLDQLKEMIKGGKFPANEPMPSENELAKLFGVSRAPVREALSVLSASGIIESRQGGRSFVKEINMADMLGSLAIEYIPVEQVFELLEMRMIMETQAAAIAALRRDEDDLEKIKGALDQFEITLSNPDAVGDQADVNFHKHLITATKNRFMIQVMENIDDLYRKAIAFSLQKNVGLPAKREQVFREHMTIFTAIKEQDEGKAAKAMQVHLENVTKKLKVNEGEGKKVLL; via the coding sequence ATGAAAATCGAACGAAAAAAAATCTCGGCACAAGTATTGGATCAGCTGAAGGAAATGATAAAGGGTGGCAAGTTCCCGGCGAATGAGCCGATGCCATCCGAGAATGAACTGGCCAAGCTGTTTGGCGTCAGCCGTGCGCCTGTTCGAGAAGCATTGAGTGTCTTATCTGCCAGCGGAATTATTGAATCCAGGCAGGGCGGCCGCAGCTTTGTCAAGGAAATAAATATGGCAGACATGCTTGGTTCGTTAGCAATTGAATATATTCCCGTGGAACAGGTTTTTGAGCTTCTGGAAATGCGGATGATTATGGAGACCCAGGCAGCAGCAATTGCTGCCTTGCGTCGTGATGAGGATGACCTGGAAAAAATAAAGGGAGCCCTCGATCAATTTGAAATCACATTGTCTAATCCCGATGCGGTAGGTGATCAGGCAGATGTTAATTTTCATAAACACCTGATTACTGCGACGAAAAATCGTTTCATGATCCAGGTTATGGAAAATATCGATGATCTGTATCGGAAAGCGATTGCCTTTTCCCTCCAGAAAAACGTCGGTCTTCCGGCAAAGCGTGAACAGGTTTTTCGGGAGCATATGACCATTTTTACGGCTATTAAAGAACAGGATGAAGGAAAAGCAGCAAAGGCGATGCAAGTCCATCTTGAAAATGTGACGAAGAAGCTAAAAGTGAATGAAGGGGAAGGAAAGAAGGTGCTATTGTGA
- a CDS encoding (Fe-S)-binding protein, translating into MTSQLAYKETFDCVQCGYCLPACPTYATMGKERHSPRGRINLVQMAAEGKITINEITDSMELCLGCRACETACPTNVQYGKILESFNEVKVAEAPAPFMENMALQKALPNKKLLAAMRASLRAYQKTGMDSFARKSKVLGILPEQLRAFEEITPAVEMPNKQLRSGIVMPESKPKARVAFFTGCIMDVFFAKINDLSIKLLQHAGCEVTVIKEQTCCGALQNHSGDTGTSRKLAKENIAAFEKGNYDFVVNAIGGCGAMLVEYDHLLAEDPEWAERARVFAQKNKDVSVILNKLGISFSRELSGAVTYQPSCHLLNVQKVAEDPVQLLESIPGIKYVPLPKGDMCCGSAGIYNIVHYEESMEILDAKMEHVQSISPDTIVTSNPGCHLQMCLGVKREGLEEKVRVVHIIELLAEACGIDHK; encoded by the coding sequence ATGACTAGCCAGCTCGCCTATAAAGAAACATTCGATTGTGTCCAGTGCGGCTATTGTCTCCCGGCCTGTCCCACATACGCCACTATGGGGAAGGAAAGGCACTCTCCAAGGGGCCGGATCAATCTTGTGCAAATGGCGGCGGAAGGGAAAATAACCATCAATGAAATCACCGACTCGATGGAGCTCTGTCTTGGCTGCCGCGCCTGTGAGACGGCATGTCCAACCAATGTTCAATATGGAAAAATTCTCGAATCATTTAATGAAGTAAAAGTTGCCGAAGCACCCGCTCCGTTCATGGAAAACATGGCTCTGCAGAAAGCATTGCCGAATAAGAAGCTGCTCGCAGCCATGAGAGCCTCACTTCGGGCATATCAAAAAACGGGCATGGATTCATTTGCACGCAAAAGCAAAGTGCTGGGTATTCTTCCCGAACAGCTGCGCGCTTTTGAAGAAATCACACCCGCTGTGGAAATGCCCAATAAGCAGCTGAGATCTGGAATCGTCATGCCGGAGAGCAAGCCGAAAGCCCGCGTCGCTTTTTTTACAGGATGCATTATGGATGTGTTTTTTGCCAAAATCAATGACCTCAGCATCAAGCTGCTTCAGCATGCCGGCTGCGAGGTCACTGTAATCAAGGAACAGACCTGCTGCGGCGCCCTTCAGAACCATAGCGGAGATACGGGAACATCCAGGAAACTGGCAAAGGAAAATATTGCAGCTTTTGAAAAAGGAAACTATGATTTTGTGGTTAATGCGATTGGCGGCTGCGGTGCAATGCTCGTTGAATATGATCACCTTCTCGCAGAAGACCCGGAATGGGCAGAGCGTGCCAGGGTGTTCGCACAAAAGAATAAGGATGTAAGTGTAATACTGAACAAACTCGGAATCAGTTTCAGCAGGGAACTCTCAGGTGCTGTGACCTATCAGCCATCCTGTCATCTGTTAAATGTGCAGAAGGTGGCCGAAGATCCCGTTCAGCTCCTCGAAAGCATACCAGGCATTAAATATGTTCCGCTTCCGAAAGGGGATATGTGCTGCGGCTCGGCAGGAATCTATAATATTGTTCACTATGAAGAGTCCATGGAAATACTCGACGCCAAAATGGAACATGTCCAAAGCATCTCTCCAGATACCATCGTCACGTCCAACCCTGGCTGTCATCTGCAGATGTGCCTAGGGGTCAAACGCGAGGGGCTTGAAGAGAAGGTGCGTGTGGTACATATCATCGAATTACTGGCAGAAGCCTGCGGGATTGATCATAAATAA